In Scyliorhinus canicula chromosome 18, sScyCan1.1, whole genome shotgun sequence, a single window of DNA contains:
- the LOC119953487 gene encoding glucagon receptor-like, with product MLQARFLILLVALSLNFQGASVEVLENTVEKWQRYSDECFRNMSRIPQPKGVVCNRTFDKYACWPDGLPNTIVNVSCPWYLPWYNAVQDGFVFRKCGPDGHWVMDSIKQPWRDSSLCKDDPKDDRAQQEQGKILHGFKIMYTVGYSLSLGTLVLALGILVGFGKLHCMRNYIHMNLFASFILRAVSILIKDALFKTQYKQITEDVDIKVWFNNETAAGCRTAQVLMQYCIGANYYWLLIEGIYLHNLLVIAVFSEKSYFNIYLCIGWGAPVLFVVPWVVVKYLYENTGCWTTNENMAYWWIIRSPILLSILINFFIFIRIIHILVSKLRAHQMRYTDYKFRLAKSTLTLIPLLGIHEVVFAFITDEHAQGTLRHVKLFFDLFLNSFQGMLVAILYCFVNREVQSELLKKWKRWKLGQDIEEEFRHTYSQPPHMRNGSANLENHKLVSSYHNGTGEMNHAVGPTPPYTEKAESSSEQITLKENTYCYEFPEDVDHKSLSLAESNC from the exons GTGTCGTGTGCAATCGAACCTTTGATAAGTACGCCTGTTGGCCTGATGGCCTCCCAAATACAATTGTGAATGTTTCCTGTCCCTGGTACTTGCCGTGGTATAACGCAG TGCAGGATGGCTTTGTGTTCAGGAAGTGCGGGCCTGATGGCCACTGGGTGATGGACTCCATTAAACAGCCCTGGCGCGACAGCAGCCTGTGCAAAGATGATCCCAAGGACGACCGAGCTCAG CAGGAACAGGGGAAGATTTTGCACGGTTTCAAGATTATGTACACGGTGGGGTATTCACTGTCCCTCGGAACTCTGGTGTTGGCTCTGGGCATTCTGGTGGGATTTGG GAAACTTCACTGTATGAGGAACTACATCCACATGAACCTGTTTGCCTCATTCATTCTGCGAGCAGTCTCGATCCTCATTAAAGACGCCCTTTTTAAAACACAGTACAAACAAATCACAGAGGACGTTGATATCAAAGTGTGGTTTAACAATGAG ACGGCAGCAGGATGCAGAACTGCGCAGGTGCTCATGCAGTACTGCATTGGGGCCAATTACTACTGGCTGCTGATCGAAGGGATCTACCTGCACAACCTGCTGGTCATTGCCGTCTTCTCGGAAAAGAGCTACTTCAATATTTATTTATGCATTGGTTGGG GAGCACCGGTTTTATTCGTTGTTCCTTGGGTGGTCGTCAAGTATTTATATGAAAATACTGG GTGTTGGACAACAAATGAAAACATGGCGTACTGGTGGATTATCCGCTCTCCCATCCTGCTCTCCATACTG ATCAATTTCTTCATTTTTATCAGAATTATTCATATTTTAGTGTCCAAGCTTCGAGCTCACCAGATGAGGTACACCGATTATAAATTCAG ATTGGCTAAGTCTACGCTAACCCTGATTCCGTTGCTGGGGATTCACGAGGTGGTGTTTGCCTTTATCACAGATGAGCATGCCCAGGGTACACTTCGACACGTCAAGCTTTTCTTTGACCTGTTTTTAAATTCCTTTCAG GGTATGCTGGTGGCCATATTGTACTGTTTCGTCAACAGAGAG GTGCAGTCGGAACTCCTCAAAAAATGGAAAAGGTGGAAATTGGGTCAGGACATTGAGGAAGAGTTTCGGCACACATACAGCCAGCCGCCACACATGAGGAATGGGAGTGCCAATCTGGAGAACCACAAGCTGGTCAGCAGCTATCACAATGGGACTGGGGAGATGAACCACGCTGTGGGACCCACGCCTCCTTATACTGAAAAGGCCGAGTCATCGTCTGAACAAATCACTTTGAAGGAGAATACCTATTGCTACGAATTCCCTGAAGACGTAGATCACAAGTCCTTGAGCTTGGCAGAGAGTAATTGCTAA